TTGGGGATTTTGGAACCATTTGAGCATTTCTAGATTCTCTGTTATTGGTGTCAACTCAAAGAATAAGATAATCTCATATGTCAGCCAAGTGAAAGGGCAAGTTAGGTCTTTCTGAGTACTTCTCTAATACTCTaacgagagagagagatttaTCTTCTATATCATGTGAATGATAATGGATGGCCTGCTCGTTTAGAGAACTTATTCTCATGGCCGATGGCCTTGCCCAAAGGTTACTAAATCCCCCACTCTTCAGGTGTGCCCCTCAACACCGAGGAACATGTGCTAGGGTGTATGTACGAGACTTGTTTTAGATCATGAGCTGGTACAAAAGCACGAAAATAATGAATGATCTATTAATAGGTGTTTCACAATCACATCTACCTATACCTTAACTGTACTTAATTATGAAAGTTCCTGGTCATCCATATTTCTGTATCTAGGCATGTGCTTTGGTGTGAAAACTTTCTTGTAAAGCAAAGTATGTTGGTTAGTTTGCAGCCAACTCCATTCCGcaacaagattttgaaattaCTTGACTTCTGACTTCTCCATTTGTTCAGGTTTCATAGACCAATAGAAACAAGATGGTCAGAGCATATTCACAAGAGCATATTTACAGGCACCCATGGGAACGAGTTACTTCTGCATCCTGGCGCAAGTTCGCTGATCCTGTGAACAAACGCGTCCTATCTCACATCCTTGAGGTTGATACATTAGAtcacaagcttgatgccaactTAGGCAAGCTTTACACAACTCGTGCCATCACTATACATGCACCTGGGCCATGGTTTGTTCGCAAAATCATTGGTCAAGATATATGCCACTGTATTGAATCAACAGTTGTTGATGCACAGAGTCGATCGATGCAACTTTCTACTCGTAACATCAGTCTCCAAAATTTTATTGAGGTAGAGGAGAAAATTAGATATGATCCACATCCTGATAATCCAAATTCATGGACAGTCTGCAAGCAGGAAACTAGTATTAAGATTAAGCCTTTGTCTGCACTGGCTTCTATGGCAGAGAAAATAGAGCAGAAATGTGTAGAGAAGTTCCAGTCGAACAGCGCAAAGGGTAGAGAGGTTATGGAGCGGATGTGTAAGTACCTTGAAGCTGAAGCCCGTGGCACGACTAAGTTCTGACTAGCTTTACGGTTTCTTTAGTGAGTagcatttcattttttttaatctctttaAGACGAGAGGCGAGTTTTCATGTAACATTTGCTAGCCAATTAGTGAGCAAGTTCTTGTGGGAAACACAGGATGTTGAGGATAAAATCCTCTTGTACCTTTTTGTAAACAGCATTAGATGTTAAATCCCCAGGCTCAATATGTCTGAGTTTGTAATAATAAGACCTGAATTTTCAATTTcagttttgaaatttgaaattgattCCAGAGCAGCTAAATCTGAAATATTCTGTAACTTGCCTCCACAACTAACCTCAATCACAAGCAATTTTCACCCTACTATATGAATGTACATAAACTAAGATCCCCAACAATCTAAATTCATGTAGGTTCATCTTAAATCGATATAACTTTAGAGTTCTGATGGAATCTGGTGCATTAGTGCTTGTTCATCAATCAACTATACCTTCTGGGGACATGACCAGAAAGATCTAAGAGAcctaatgattaaaaataaaaataaaaagttctaaTAAACTCAAAGAGTGAACAGCTTACCTACAAGAACGATGCAAAACATATACAAAGCAAGGTGATGTAAGGATAATAAACAACATTGGAGCAAACTGAAGCCATATAAGAGATCCATGAAGAATAATTTACAATGCCAGATTACAATTGCATGGATGTTAACCATGTGAACCACAGAATGACACAAAACAAACCTAATTAATATTAACCAAACCAACACATACAAAGACTTGAAACTGGAGTCGACAAACAAATTCTATCAATGACAATGAACAGGAGTTCCTGAGCCTGTAGATGATTCTTGAATAGCCTTCACTCCCAGATTTAACGAGATATCATGTGAAAGGTAGCCAATCAGAGGAAGCCCTCCTTGGATTAAAAGGACACATCAACTTTGAGAACAATAACTCCTTTTAGATCTTGTCAAGTTTTTCTGCCTTCACAACAGGATTGGCCTTTGCAATAGCATTGCGTGCAGCAGAGCGGTAGTCAAATTGACAGTCATGTTTATCTGAGTAGCGGTGTGATCCACAGTAAAAGTTACCACAGCGGCATTTGAATCCAGTCAAACCAACCTTTTTCTTGCAAGTGCTGCATCGGCTAGGACCCTCCTTGGCCATCAATTCAGCAGCCTCACCAGAACTTGAAGATGGAGGTGATGACAAAACCACAGATTTTGATTCTAGCAGGGCAGGTTGCACATCCACAGAGCCAACAAAGACAGGCCCCTTCTGACTTGTTGACCCATTCACAAAGTTTTCAATTGACGATGCTGCaagcttttcttgttcttgtttCAGAATCACGTCCTTATAACACTTGGAGCACATATTCATATTTGCAGCACTTCCAAAAAACCCACAATTGTTAATGCACAAAATAGGGCCTTCTGGATGGGGTTGACATCCTGTCTCATCATGCTCCATATTGTTGCTTTtctgaaaaaaaatgatttagagGAAAACGTTAACAAGCAACTACACCTTAATCTCGATTAGTTGAAGTTGGATATATGATTCTTTGCATTAATGTGGGTTGTCTGGAGTGAGAGGAGTAGAAGAGCTTTTGAAGGTGTAGAGTTGAGTTATTAGTAGTTAAGGAGTAGCCTTCGTTCCCTTATGTTATGTACGTGCATATAGAAGGTCCCATATTATATAGGCGATCGGGTGGAGTGTAGATTCTTTACCTTTTGCCTTTTGGTATACCACTAAGGTCATTTTATGGCCTTGTTTATGATATCAAATACGTTTACTtgatcaaagaaaaaaagtgaCCCTTTGAGTCTATCTGCTAATCTATTCATTTGAATTGACAGATTTAAGACTTCtaaaattaaagtttctttATCTCGCACATACATACTAACATGTATGAATTTCCAACTAAAATACTCGTAATAAACATCAACTCCAACTTATAACAACAACCGCAAGTCATTTAAACAACTGGTTTGTATTGCTCTTGGAGATCCTTTGCTTCCATTGAGCACTCTTCCTAGGTAACTTGTATCGATTACGAAAGATTTACATCTTTTTAGGCTACTTCCCCAAGTGATATTAAGTATACCCCTATCAACTTCAATCATCACATTATCATACTAAGATGTACATCTTTTTAGGCACATTATCCTCAATGTGTAATATTCACACACTCTGTTGACGTGATCATCgctaaaaaaatttgattatctTTGTTGACCAAACATATAGATAATGATCTCACAATTGTTCTGTAGGACTTGCTTTTTACTTCACCTAGCTATCCAAAACACTCTTTTATTTCAGCCGTTCATTTTATTCTATATGATATATTTACATCCATCACAAGAGGACTAAACCAAGATTTGAATTGCCTAAATTAACGCACCAGCAACCCGTCAATCTTCAACGATAAGTTAAACTTTCCTTTCCCACAGGATAAAATATTCTCCAACTCCGCCAgcttcaaacaaaaaaaacataaatcccCCCAAAGTCTGGTAACTATACTATGTCtgaaaaagataattcaaactaATCCTCACCAAGAACCTCCTCGCCGCACCACATAATAACACAAGATCAAGAAAACATAGTCTGGGGCAATGAGTGCAGCCAGCAAACGAAGAAATCTtgcaaaatatcaaaagaaactACCAAAGTTTTAATAAATAGTGCAAGATCAGTACAGCAAAGTTGTAAAAGCCAAAAAAACACTGGttagtaaacttgaaactgaaTCAAGTTCACAACTATGCTCGTGAAATCGAGCAACATAACTAAGAGTCAGGCTCATCTCACAAGTTCAATTCGACAAAAATAGGATTCTGACCAAAAAAAGACTGCAGAAAACAACTTGACATTTCTTTGAGAGGCAATATGCCTAATTCTGGCCTTTTGGAACACAATA
The DNA window shown above is from Solanum lycopersicum chromosome 11, SLM_r2.1 and carries:
- the LOC101252050 gene encoding uncharacterized protein isoform X2 gives rise to the protein MVRAYSQEHIYRHPWERVTSASWRKFADPVNKRVLSHILEVDTLDHKLDANLGKLYTTRAITIHAPGPWFVRKIIGQDICHCIESTVVDAQSRSMQLSTRNISLQNFIEVEEKIRYDPHPDNPNSWTVCKQETSIKIKPLSALASMAEKIEQKCVEKFQSNSAKGREVMERMCKYLEAEARGTTKF
- the SAP2 gene encoding A20/AN1 zinc finger protein (The RefSeq protein has 1 substitution compared to this genomic sequence), producing MEHDETGCQPHPEGPILCINNCGFFGSAANMNMCSKCYKDVILKQEQEKLAASSIENFVNGSTSQKGPVIVGSVDVQPALLESKSVVLSSPPSSSSGEAAELMAKEGPSRCSTCKKKVGLTGFKCRCGNFYCGSHRYSDKHDCQFDYRSAARNAIAKANPVVKAEKLDKI